A genome region from Natronobeatus ordinarius includes the following:
- a CDS encoding Glu/Leu/Phe/Val family dehydrogenase, which produces MSEEANPFESLQSQIDDAAAYLDVGDDVIERLKHPERVLETNLTVELDDGSLGRFKAFRSQFNGDRGPYKGGIRYHPNVTRDEVKALSGWMTYKTAIVDIPLGGGKGGIIVDPSQYSEAELERITRAFAAELTPMIGVDKDIPAPDVNTGQREMNWIKDTYETIEDTTEPGVITGKALDSGGSEGRVEATGRSTVIAAREAFDYLGRDIADATVAVQGYGNAGWISAKLVEELGATVVAVSDSSGAVYNEAGLDARDVKAFKNETGSVSGYADADEELTNDELLTLDVDLLIPAALENAIDAELAADVKADVISEAANGPITPGGDEVLAGKDVVVIPDILANAGGVTVSYFEWVQNRQRFYWTEEKVNAELEAIIGDAFDALTGAYEEHDLENFRTAAYVVSIQRVVDAFEEAGTFP; this is translated from the coding sequence ATGAGCGAGGAAGCGAATCCGTTCGAAAGTTTGCAGTCGCAGATCGACGACGCAGCGGCGTACCTCGACGTCGGCGACGACGTTATCGAGCGCCTCAAACACCCCGAGCGCGTGCTCGAGACGAACCTCACCGTCGAACTCGATGACGGCTCGCTCGGTCGCTTCAAGGCGTTTCGCTCGCAGTTCAACGGCGACCGCGGGCCGTACAAAGGCGGCATCCGGTATCACCCAAACGTCACCCGCGACGAGGTGAAGGCGCTCTCGGGGTGGATGACGTACAAGACGGCCATCGTCGACATTCCGCTCGGCGGCGGCAAGGGTGGCATCATCGTCGACCCCTCCCAGTACAGCGAGGCCGAACTCGAGCGCATCACCCGTGCGTTCGCGGCGGAGCTGACGCCCATGATCGGCGTGGACAAGGACATCCCCGCCCCGGACGTCAACACCGGCCAGCGGGAGATGAACTGGATCAAGGACACCTACGAGACGATCGAGGACACGACCGAGCCGGGCGTCATCACCGGCAAGGCGCTGGACAGCGGCGGTAGCGAGGGTCGCGTCGAGGCGACGGGCCGCTCGACCGTGATCGCCGCTCGAGAGGCGTTCGACTACCTCGGACGGGACATCGCCGACGCGACCGTGGCCGTCCAGGGCTACGGCAACGCCGGCTGGATCTCCGCGAAGCTCGTCGAGGAACTCGGCGCGACCGTCGTCGCCGTCTCCGACTCGAGCGGCGCCGTCTACAACGAAGCCGGTCTCGACGCCCGCGACGTCAAGGCGTTCAAAAACGAGACGGGGTCGGTGTCGGGCTACGCCGACGCCGACGAGGAGCTCACCAACGACGAGCTGCTCACCCTCGACGTCGACCTGCTGATCCCGGCCGCCCTCGAGAACGCGATCGACGCCGAGCTCGCCGCGGACGTGAAAGCCGACGTGATCTCCGAGGCCGCCAACGGGCCGATCACCCCCGGGGGTGACGAGGTGCTCGCCGGGAAGGACGTCGTCGTCATCCCGGACATCTTAGCGAACGCCGGCGGCGTCACCGTCTCCTACTTCGAGTGGGTGCAGAACCGCCAGCGCTTCTACTGGACCGAGGAGAAAGTCAACGCCGAACTCGAGGCGATCATCGGC
- a CDS encoding HpcH/HpaI aldolase/citrate lyase family protein — protein sequence MVRRSVMFTPGDRPEMMRKAPGAGSDVVVFDLEDAVAPGRKAEAREAVRSVLADPDFDPEVEVCVRVNPVGLGADADLEAVLGDDDVRLDSIMLPKAESAADVERLVSYLAGREAIVPVLALVESARGVLEADAIAGVDATDALIVGAEDLSADVGATRTEEGLEVLYARERVVIAAAANDVEAIDTLYTDFGDEEGLIADTEFAIQLGFDGKLAIHPAQVEPINEAFTPDPAELEWATAVLAGKRTADAEGRGVFQVDGEMIDAPLIAQAEQLLERAEAAGLETELEDE from the coding sequence ATGGTTCGTAGAAGCGTCATGTTTACGCCCGGCGATCGACCCGAGATGATGCGAAAGGCTCCAGGTGCGGGATCGGACGTCGTGGTGTTCGACCTCGAGGACGCCGTTGCCCCCGGCCGGAAGGCCGAGGCCCGAGAAGCCGTCCGGTCGGTGCTTGCCGATCCCGACTTCGACCCCGAGGTCGAGGTCTGCGTTCGGGTCAATCCCGTCGGCCTCGGAGCCGACGCCGACCTCGAGGCAGTCCTCGGCGACGACGACGTTCGACTCGACAGCATCATGCTCCCGAAAGCGGAGTCGGCCGCCGACGTCGAGCGACTCGTGAGTTACCTGGCAGGCCGCGAGGCGATCGTTCCCGTCCTCGCGCTCGTCGAGAGCGCCCGCGGCGTCCTCGAGGCCGACGCCATCGCCGGCGTCGATGCGACCGACGCCCTGATCGTCGGCGCCGAGGACCTCTCGGCCGACGTCGGAGCGACGCGAACCGAGGAGGGACTCGAGGTGCTCTACGCCCGCGAACGGGTCGTGATCGCGGCCGCCGCGAACGACGTCGAAGCGATCGACACCCTCTACACGGATTTCGGGGACGAGGAGGGCCTGATCGCCGACACCGAGTTCGCCATCCAACTCGGCTTCGACGGGAAGCTGGCGATCCACCCGGCCCAGGTCGAGCCGATCAACGAGGCGTTCACCCCCGATCCGGCGGAACTCGAGTGGGCGACAGCCGTCCTCGCGGGGAAACGCACGGCCGACGCCGAGGGCCGGGGCGTCTTTCAGGTCGACGGCGAGATGATCGACGCACCCCTGATCGCCCAGGCCGAACAACTCCTCGAACGAGCCGAGGCGGCCGGCCTCGAGACGGAACTCGAAGACGAGTAA